Within the Legionella pneumophila subsp. pneumophila str. Philadelphia 1 genome, the region GGTGTCTGCAACCAGTTGATAATTTGAGCTGTCATCTATGACTTCTTGGACCGTTTGAAAATTATCTAAAATATACTGAACCCATTCAGTAGTTTTTAAAGCGGGAAGCTCAGAGTTACTGGGATAAATTGATGAATCAAGCATCAGTATTGAAGCAGTAAGTCCTTTTTCATTCATCCCATCAGCAGATGGTCCTGCTTTAAACCGATTTCCTCCGTGAAATATCACACTTCCATATTGGCTTTTCCAGATTAATGGATGCATGCTGTGGTAATCTACACTGGAAACCATCATGGCATTCCGAGGATGAATCACAAAGGCTCCTTCCCGGTATTTCCAGTCCAAATTGACTGCGACAGTTGCGGGCTTGTTTTTATTGAACACTAAGGCAGAACAGGCTTCGCTGGTGAAGGAGATAGTATTTAAAGATAAGGCAATCGATATTAGTCCTATGCGTTTAAACATTTCAAATCCTTTTGCTTATTATATTCTTGGAACAGGTTTGCTTACCCGTTCAACCCTAAAACATGGACAGCAAGATATCTTACCGCATAGTACATATACTTGTCATTTTTTGTGAAAATGCCGGTATTTTGACCTTTATAAAAATGAAATACAGCACAAGTTCTAATTCCAATAAAGTAACAATTTAAGTAGAATGTTTACTATTTTATGAATTTGGGGCGGTTATGACTGTTAAAAGACATACTATAGATTTGGCACATCTTGGCATGCGCGATTTGGATCAGGTCGGTGGTAAGAACTCTTCTCTTGGTGAAATGATTAGTCATTTGTCATCAGCAGGCGTTTCTGTGCCGGGAGGATTTGCTACAACTGCTGATTCTTTCAGAGAATTTTTGTCCCAAAACGATCTTGATAAGAAAATTTATGATAAGTTGACTGCTCTCGATACGGATGATGTCTGCCAACTGGCAGTGGTAGGGAAACAAATTAGGGAAATGATTATTGATACGCCATTCACCCCGGAGTTTGAACAGTCGGTTCGCTCTTCCTACCAGAAACTTGCTCAAGAGATTGGGCATGATAATTTTAGTGTTGCAGTAAGATCTTCTGCTACTGCTGAAGATTTGCCTGATGCTTCTTTTGCCGGTCAGCAGGAAACTTTTTTAAATGTGAAGGGAGAAGAGGCGGTATTGGCTGCCATTAAACAGGTATATGCTTCTTTATTTAATGACAGGGCAATAGCTTATCGTGTGCATCATAATTTTGCTCATAACGAAGTGGCATTGTCTGCTGGCATTCAGCAAATGATTCGTAGTGATTTGGCAGTCAGTGGTGTCATGTTTACTATGGATACTGAATCCGGTTTTGATCAAGTAGTATTTATCACTTCCTCTTATGGTTTAGGTGAAATGGTTGTTCAAGGCGCTGTAAATCCAGATGAATTTTATGTCCATAAACCATGCCTTGAAGCCGGAAAACCGGCGATTATCCGTCGAAACCTGGGCAGCAAGGCGTTAAAGATGGTTTATTGCGATGACCCTTCCCTTGAAAGACGTGTTAAAACAGTCGATGTAGACCCTGCTGAAAGATTATTGTTTTCCTTATCCAAAGAGGAAGTAGAGCAATTAGCGAATCAGGCACTTATTATTGAAAAACATTATGGTCGTCCCATGGATATTGAATGGGCGAAAGACGGGGTCAATGGTAAACTGTATATCCTGCAAGCTCGTCCGGAGACTGTAAAAAGCAGGGATAACAAACAAGTGCTCGAACGGTATACTTTGCAAAAAAGAGGCGACGTATTGGCTGAAGGCCGTAGTATAGGTCAAAGAATCGGTCAGGGTAAAGCAAAGGTTATTAAAGATATTAATGAAATGCACAGGGTTCAACCCGGCGATGTTTTGATATCCGATATGACCGATCCTGATTGGGAACCTGTCATGAAGCGTGCTTCTGCAATCGTTACCAATCGTGGAGGCAGAACTTGTCATGCAGCTATTATTGCTCGTGAATTGGGGATTCCTGCAGTTGTTGGGTGTGGTGATGCAACAAAAACGATTAAAGATGGTGATGTGGTGACTGTAAGCTGTGCGGAAGGCGATACAGGTTTTGTCTATTCTGGTCTGTTGCCTTACGAGCAAGAGCGTCTTGATGTAGAAACCATGCCCGAATTACCCATGAAAGTGATGTTGAATGTTGGAAACCCTGAAAGAGCCTTCGCATTTCAATCAATACCTAATTCCGGAGTGGGATTGGCCCGTCTTGAATTTTTGATTTCCAACACGATAGGTATTCATCCTAAAGCGCTTCTGGAATTTGATACTTTAAAGGATGAGGAACTTAAGCGGTACATTAAAGAAAAGACCATAGCGTATGATTCACCTGTAGAATATTACATTGAAAGATTAAAAGAAGGCATAGCGACTATTGCTGCTGCTTTTTATCCCAAACCCGTTATAGTCAGGCTTTCAGATTTTAAATCGAATGAATACGCTAATCTGGTTGGTGGCTCATTGTATGAACCCCAAGAAGAAAATCCTATGCTTGGTTTTCGTGGCGCCTCTCGTTATGTTTCTTCAAATTTTTCTGAGTGCTTTGCTCTTGAATGTAAAGCAGTAAGACGAGTCAGGGAGGAGATGGGTTTAG harbors:
- the ppsA gene encoding phosphoenolpyruvate synthase; amino-acid sequence: MTVKRHTIDLAHLGMRDLDQVGGKNSSLGEMISHLSSAGVSVPGGFATTADSFREFLSQNDLDKKIYDKLTALDTDDVCQLAVVGKQIREMIIDTPFTPEFEQSVRSSYQKLAQEIGHDNFSVAVRSSATAEDLPDASFAGQQETFLNVKGEEAVLAAIKQVYASLFNDRAIAYRVHHNFAHNEVALSAGIQQMIRSDLAVSGVMFTMDTESGFDQVVFITSSYGLGEMVVQGAVNPDEFYVHKPCLEAGKPAIIRRNLGSKALKMVYCDDPSLERRVKTVDVDPAERLLFSLSKEEVEQLANQALIIEKHYGRPMDIEWAKDGVNGKLYILQARPETVKSRDNKQVLERYTLQKRGDVLAEGRSIGQRIGQGKAKVIKDINEMHRVQPGDVLISDMTDPDWEPVMKRASAIVTNRGGRTCHAAIIARELGIPAVVGCGDATKTIKDGDVVTVSCAEGDTGFVYSGLLPYEQERLDVETMPELPMKVMLNVGNPERAFAFQSIPNSGVGLARLEFLISNTIGIHPKALLEFDTLKDEELKRYIKEKTIAYDSPVEYYIERLKEGIATIAAAFYPKPVIVRLSDFKSNEYANLVGGSLYEPQEENPMLGFRGASRYVSSNFSECFALECKAVRRVREEMGLDNVEVMIPFVRTVSEAGNVIEVLKKHGLERGKCGLRVIMMCELPSNALLASEFLQYFDGFSIGSNDLTQLTLGLDRDSGLVASQFDERNDAVKALLHMAISACKKEGKYIGICGQGPSDHQDFAQWLMKEGIESVSLNPDSVLQTCLFLAKQSMN